From the genome of bacterium:
TAAGGAAAGGGAAAACGACGCTTTTCCCTTTCCGTGGAGCGAAAAGTCCCGGATTGGACTTTTTGCGACTCTATCAAATTTGAGATATGAGATATATTCGCCCATGAGACTCACAATCAAACTCATATTAATATTATTGGCAATAACCCTTTCCCTCCCCTTCCCGGCTGGGGCTGCGGACCCCAACGGCGAGCCCCTACCCTACCCGGAATCTCTTCTTGAAGACCTGAAATCCAAAGATGACTCTACCCGTCTTTCTGCCATCCAGGCCATCAAACCTTTCCGTGAGACCCGCTCCCTCCCCTTACTTCTCGCTATTGTCATGGAGGATCCAAACAGGCAGGTTCGTCTTCAGGCAGTTGGTGCCTTGTGGAACAGGGGTGACAGCAAAGCGGCAAAGATTCTGGAAAAGGTTCTTGTGCTGGACAAGGATGAAGATGTCAGATTGGCAAGCGCTGGAGCTCTGGGGGACGTGGGGATAAAGTCCACATCTTCTATTTTCCTGGTCAACACTGTTCAGTCAAGCAAGGACTATGCACTGATCGCAAGATGCCTCAGAAGCCTGGGGAAACTGGGAGACCATTCCTCCACCAATACCGTTTCCGGTTTTCTTTCTCAGCAATACCCATC
Proteins encoded in this window:
- a CDS encoding HEAT repeat domain-containing protein, translating into KERENDAFPFPWSEKSRIGLFATLSNLRYEIYSPMRLTIKLILILLAITLSLPFPAGAADPNGEPLPYPESLLEDLKSKDDSTRLSAIQAIKPFRETRSLPLLLAIVMEDPNRQVRLQAVGALWNRGDSKAAKILEKVLVLDKDEDVRLASAGALGDVGIKSTSSIFLVNTVQSSKDYALIARCLRSLGKLGDHSSTNTVSGFLSQQYPSEVRGTAAEALGLMGAENKVGALIDTLEKDPDNTVRSIAAQALGRIASGNATEPLVRILLFDSSDIVRYQSAEALGQLRMTSSIYDAFIEGLKDPDKRVRYTCLVYVSGRLKKEDTGAVAELLSDERKGIRELSHQTLSRRGIVMERIGDRYRLVE